The following nucleotide sequence is from Erythrobacter aurantius.
TCGCCGCATCGCGATTCGCGCCAGATGCTCCACCTGCACCTTGCGCCTTGCCGCTGCGAGCGGATCGAGCGGGGCGTGGCGCAGGATTTCCCCGTCATAGCCATCCGCCACGATCACTCCGCAGGCATCCGGGCGGAATGCCTCCCCATCCAATGGCGCACGATCAAGATCGGGTGGAACTCCCCAGAAAAACCGGTCGCAATAGTCGAGGTAGTCAGGCCACTTCGCATCGCCCAAGAGATCACCGCGCGCGACCTTTATCTCGACGATCACCACCAGCCCCTTGGCATCGACACCCATCA
It contains:
- a CDS encoding MmcB family DNA repair protein; translation: MSITHSAALDSHAAGATAADVARGIARLFARNDIWCLAEVPLKNGRRADLMGVDAKGLVVIVEIKVARGDLLGDAKWPDYLDYCDRFFWGVPPDLDRAPLDGEAFRPDACGVIVADGYDGEILRHAPLDPLAAARRKVQVEHLARIAMRRHTALIDPHCAGFAGD